A genomic stretch from Solanum stenotomum isolate F172 chromosome 8, ASM1918654v1, whole genome shotgun sequence includes:
- the LOC125872786 gene encoding glycerol-3-phosphate dehydrogenase [NAD(+)] 2, chloroplastic, with product MTCLLEPPFRCLPPFQPFSPPRFRCYAAPGAQPLPSDPDTETLVLPLDGPKERREIVRLAWEKLVRWSRSLQSRAKTDVLERTNKIVVLGGGSFGTAIAAHVATRKSPLEVNMLVRDPQVCRSINEEHHNCKYFPQHELPKNVIATTDAKAALLGADFCFHAVPVQFSSAFLEEIANYVDPGLPFISLSKGLELNTLRTMSQIIPKALKNPRQPYVVLSGPSFALELMNKLPTALVVASKDQKIANSVQQLMASKNLRINTSSDVTGVEIAGALKNVLAIAAGIVEGLNLGNNSMAALVSQGCSEIRWLATKMGAKSTTLTGLSGTGDVMLTCFVSLSRNRTVGVRLGSGEKLDDILSSMNQVAEGVATAGAVIALAQKYNVKMPVLTAVARIIDNELTPTKAVFELMNLPQVEEV from the exons ATGACTTGTCTGTTAGAACCGCCTTTTCGCTGCTTGCCTCCTTTCCAACCCTTTTCTCCTCCTCGTTTCCGCTGTTACGCCGCCCCTGGAGCTCAACCTCTGCCGTCGGACCCGGACACTGAAACCCTTGTACTGCCGCTTGATGGCCCAAAAGAACGCCGGGAAATTGTCCGACTCGCTTGGGAGAAGCTCGTCCGATGGTCTCGTTCTTTGCAGTCTAGAGCCAAAACTGACGTCCTTGAACGTACTAATAAG ATAGTGGTTCTCGGAGGTGGATCTTTCGGAACAGCAATCGCAGCTCATGTTGCAACGAGAAAATCCCCGTTGGAAGTGAATATGCTTGTAAGAGATCCTCAAGTTTGTCGATCAATAAATGAGGAACACCATAACTG TAAGTATTTTCCACAGCACGAGCTACCAAAAAATGTCATTGCCACTACTGATGCAAAAGCTGCTCTGCTAGGTGCAGATTTTTGCTTCCATGCTGTACCTGTTCAg TTCAGCTCAGCATTCCTTGAGGAAATTGCAAACTATGTTGATCCAGGCTTGCCTTTCATATCTCTTAGCAAGGGGTTAGAGCTAAACACATTAAGAACGATGTCTCAGATAATTCCCAAAGCACTGAAAAATCCTCGCCAACCCTATGTTGTTCTATCTGGTCCTTCCTTTGCTCTAGAGCTGATGAATAAACTACCAACAG CACTGGTAGTGGCTTCAAAAGACCAAAAGATAGCAAATTCCGTTCAGCAACTTATGGCTTCTAAAAATCTGAGAATCAACACATCAAG TGATGTTACAGGGGTTGAAATTGCAGGTGCATTGAAAAATGTGTTGGCAATTGCAGCTGGCATTGTGGAAGGACTAAATCTTGGTAACAATTCCATGGCTGCACTTGTTTCACAAGGTTGCTCTGAAATTCGATGGTTGGCAACAAAG ATGGGTGCAAAGTCAACAACATTAACTGGTCTATCAGGAACTGGGGATGTTATGCTTACATGCTTTGTGAGCCTTTCAAGAAACAGAACAGTTGGAGTTCGTCTGGGGTCAGGGGAAAAACTTGACGATATACTTAGTTCAATGAATCAG GTAGCTGAAGGTGTTGCTACAGCTGGAGCTGTGATTGCTTTAGCACAGAAGTACAATGTTAAAATGCCAGTTTTAACTGCAGTTGCAAGGATTATTGACAATGAACTAACGCCTACAAAAGCTGTTTTTGAACTGATGAATCTCCCTCAG GTTGAAGAAGTTTAA